GCCCGGCGTATATTTCGCGGCGGAATTTCACGCCCCGTGGATGGCGCCGGGCGCGACGGTGTTCGTGCTCGGCACGATGTTCGTCGGGGCAACCGCGCACTGGCGAAAAGCGGCCGGCGGATTCTGGCTGCCGGTGGCGGCCGTGGCGCTCGTGTTGATTTTCGGCGTGAAGTTTCCCTGAACGCGGCAATCGTTCCGTCCATGAAAAGCGCCTACGAACTCGCCATGGAACGCCTCGCGAAGTCCGACCCGTCGAGCGGAAAACTCACCGCGGAGCAGAAGCAGCGGCTCGCGGAGATCGATCGCGTGTTCCAAGGCAAGATCGCGGAGCGCGAGATTTTCCTGAAGCAGCAGCTCGACGCGGCTCTGGCCAAGCAGGAATTCGACGAGGCCGACAAACTGCGCAAGCAGATCGCCAGCGAAAAGGCGCGACTCGAGGAAGAGCGCGAGGACGAGAAGGAACGCGTGCGGCGCGCGAAGTAGAGCCGGTCTCAGACCGACTCAGGTTGTTGTCGCGAGTGCAGCTCACATCGCGAGCGAGCGGTTCTTGCCCACGGATTGCACGGATGAGCACGGATCACGCAGCGAAGACGGTGCCTCCATCCGTGCTCGTCCGTGCAATCCGTGGTTCAAAAAGGCCCACCGGGCGCGGCGCAGCGCGTTCGGCCGGGATTAGTCGGTGAACTCGAACTCCGCGCACAGCGCGTGGTGATCGGACGCGATGGTCGGCTTCACGACGTGGCGGACCGGTCTCAGGGGCGCGTTGTAGAACAGGTGATCGAGCACGAAAGGCCGGCGCCGCCAAGTCACCTCGCGATCCTGCACGGTGCGGAAGCCGACTTGGGCAAACTGCTCCACGAGCGACTGGTGTTTGCTGACGTTGAAGTCGCCGCCCAGCACGGTCGGACCGGTCGATTTTGCCAGCTGGGCCGCTACGAGCCGGCGTTGCTCGTTGTGCACCTCGCTGCTCGAGCGGAGCATGAAGAGCGCGAGGAGGTGCGTGTTCATCACGCGCACCTCGCGGCCGGCGATCGTGGTCGTCGCACCGATCAGCAGGCGATCGGTCGGCGTCTTTTTTTCGCCGAAGAAGTCGAATTCCACGGCGGGCGACGGCAGGTCGAGACGGAAGTGGTCGCGGAGCGGCGTGCGCGAGAAAATCGCCAAGCCGATGCCGAAGGGCAGCTCGCGGGGATCCTCACGGGGAAACGAGAAATAGCTGTCGTAGCCGGCGAGGGCACCCTTCAGGCGGCTGTAGTTCGGGGGGATCGGCGGCTGCGTGCCGCCGGGCTCGGCCAGTTCGACTTCCTGCAACAGGATGAGGTCGGCGTCATGACTCTTGATCTCTTCGATGGTGTGGCTGAGGCGAATCGGTGCACGGTCCGGGTCAGTGTCGTTCCACATCTGACCAAACTGCATGTTGAACTGCAGAATTTTGAAGTGCGGCGGCATCAGCGGAGGGGAGTCGCGCGGGTCCCGCTCCAGCGAGCCGAGAAACTGCGAAAGCCGGGGAAAAGACGTGGGCTCATGCGCTGCAGCAAGTCGCTGGCATGTTCGCCCGCGGTGAAGACGCGGCAAGATTATTTACCCATGCGACTACTCGGGCTCGGCTGTGCCTTCCACGACCCATGTTTTGGCTTCGGGGACGTGGCAGAAAAATTCCCGGAGCGCGGCACTGAGGTGCTCGGCATAGCGGAAATGCGCGCCCATGCCGGTGCGCAGCTCGGCTTCGTAGATGAATTTGTCGGCATGCGTGCTGTGCTCGAACGGCGTCTGCGCGCCGAGGAGCAGCGAATAGACGTAGGCCGGCGAGCCGCGCTGCATGAGTTCACGCGTGAGCGCCGCCTGCGCGTCGAGCAGCGGCTGGTGCGCGGCGTGCGCGATCTCGGGGGGCAGATAGAAGCCGGCTTGAATGAGCGGCGTGTAGCGGTGGCCGGTGCGGTGGCGGTTGAGGTCGCGCAGCTCGGCAACCGCCATGTTGTTCCAGGCAAAGGTCACGCGCGTGCGGCGCGTCGCGGTGCCTTGGTAGCCGTAGCGGTTGGCGCGATGGCGCAACGCCTCGGGCACGGGTTGCTC
This window of the Candidatus Didemnitutus sp. genome carries:
- a CDS encoding endonuclease/exonuclease/phosphatase family protein, encoding MPPHFKILQFNMQFGQMWNDTDPDRAPIRLSHTIEEIKSHDADLILLQEVELAEPGGTQPPIPPNYSRLKGALAGYDSYFSFPREDPRELPFGIGLAIFSRTPLRDHFRLDLPSPAVEFDFFGEKKTPTDRLLIGATTTIAGREVRVMNTHLLALFMLRSSSEVHNEQRRLVAAQLAKSTGPTVLGGDFNVSKHQSLVEQFAQVGFRTVQDREVTWRRRPFVLDHLFYNAPLRPVRHVVKPTIASDHHALCAEFEFTD